A DNA window from Octopus sinensis linkage group LG25, ASM634580v1, whole genome shotgun sequence contains the following coding sequences:
- the LOC115224450 gene encoding CUB and peptidase domain-containing protein 2, with amino-acid sequence MLAFCFLLTVASVFAAPETQIVDGSPARNCEFPSIVHLQVYNTPSDNTVGMCGGTLIDATHVVTAAHCLEGNVRKITVNIGSNHKWNLGPQARSVSKIVNHGEYVHTKYLIKNDIAILTLDRPVREGGCVKFAQLARKGETFGTRRCMAAGWGDFKFNGNSPNELYKVALPAIPHNVCKRDSRMRIADGILCAGDFRQGGASTCQGDSGGPLYCPSSNGQMVLAGVTSFGNNCDKEISAFSDVGYFRDWIESNL; translated from the exons ATGTTGGCCTTCTGTTTTCTTCTAACTGTTGCTTCAGTTTTTGCTG CACCTGAGACCCAAATTGTCGATGGGTCTCCAGCACGAAACTGCGAATTTCCATCGATTGTCCATCTCCAAGTTTACAACACACCTTCCGATAATACAGTTGGTATGTGTGGAGGTACTTTGATTGATGCTACACACGTAGTGACAGCAGCTCATTGCTT GGAAGGAAACGTCCGAAAGATCACAGTAAATATTGGTTCCAACCATAAGTGGAATCTTGGTCCTCAGGCAAGAAGCGTAAGCAAAATTGTGAACCATGGTGAATATGTACACACTAAATACCTAATTA AAAACGACATCGCCATTTTGACATTAGACCGTCCAGTCCGTGAAGGTGGATGTGTCAAATTTGCACAGTTGGCCAGAAAAGGAGAAACATTTGGTACCCGAAGATGTATGGCTGCTGGATGGGGAGATTTCAAAT TTAATGGAAACAGTCCTAACGAATTATACAAAGTGGCTCTTCCAGCTATTCCTCATAATGTATGTAAAAGAGATTCCAGGATGCGAATTGCTGATGGAATTCTTTGTGCCGGAGACTTCAGACAAGGTGGAGCATCTACTTGCCAG GGTGATTCCGGTGGTCCACTTTATTGCCCAAGCTCAAATGGTCAAATGGTCTTGGCAGGAGTAACCTCGTTTGGAAACAACTGTGACAAAGAAATCAGCGCTTTCAGTGATGTCGGATATTTCCGAGATTGGATCGAGAGTAATCTCTAA